In Deinococcus depolymerans, the following are encoded in one genomic region:
- a CDS encoding GNAT family N-acetyltransferase has protein sequence MTEPRDLRPIPPALAHLALPALRALRPDSPHTATPDALRAFLTTAAPEGYALVGAFEPGREEAAAVAGYRVMHLLCAGRTLYVDDLSTLQGARGRGHARALLHWLEGRARDLDCAELHLDSGVGETRHAAHRLYHRAGMNVTAHHFSLPLARGTA, from the coding sequence ATGACCGAGCCCCGCGACCTCCGCCCCATCCCGCCCGCGCTGGCGCATCTGGCCCTCCCGGCCCTGCGCGCCCTGCGGCCCGACTCACCCCACACCGCCACGCCGGACGCCCTGCGCGCCTTCCTGACCACCGCCGCGCCCGAGGGCTACGCGCTGGTCGGCGCCTTCGAACCGGGCCGCGAGGAGGCCGCCGCCGTCGCCGGGTACCGCGTCATGCACCTGCTCTGCGCCGGGCGCACCCTGTACGTGGACGACCTGAGCACCCTCCAAGGCGCCCGAGGACGGGGCCACGCCCGCGCGCTGCTGCACTGGCTGGAGGGCCGCGCCCGGGACCTGGACTGCGCGGAACTCCACCTCGACTCCGGAGTGGGGGAGACCCGCCACGCGGCCCACCGCCTGTACCACCGCGCCGGGATGAACGTCACCGCGCACCACTTCAGCCTCCCGCTGGCCCGGGGGACGGCGTGA
- a CDS encoding ion transporter, protein MSAPTTFRERLHSFLDPSDGAGTAERLFNALLVTLILLTIAVTILGTVPGIGRTYGGFIRAFDLVCALVFGLEYLGRLYVTPLRPGFDGRARSYLRYATSPLPLIDLLVLISLMVPATTALASLRGLRLLKLLSLLKLGRYSDSLQLIGRVIRQRTGELLSTVLIVLVLVFIAASLLYQVESSAGTRGFESIPQALWWAVVTLTTTGYGDVYPATPLGKAAAGLIMLFGVGMVALPAGMIASGFAEELSRLRQQETAACCPHCGKALE, encoded by the coding sequence ATGAGTGCGCCCACCACCTTCCGGGAGCGGCTGCACTCGTTCCTCGACCCGAGTGACGGGGCGGGAACGGCCGAGCGGCTGTTCAACGCGCTGCTCGTCACGCTGATCCTCCTGACGATCGCCGTGACGATCCTGGGCACCGTCCCCGGCATCGGGCGGACGTACGGGGGATTCATCCGCGCATTCGACCTCGTGTGTGCGCTGGTGTTCGGGCTGGAGTACCTGGGGCGGCTGTACGTCACGCCGCTGCGGCCCGGCTTTGATGGCCGCGCGCGGTCGTACCTGCGGTACGCGACCTCGCCGCTGCCGCTGATCGACCTGCTGGTGCTCATCTCGCTCATGGTGCCTGCCACGACCGCCCTGGCCAGCCTGCGCGGCCTGCGCCTGCTGAAACTCCTGAGCCTGCTCAAGCTGGGCCGGTACTCGGACTCGCTGCAACTGATCGGGCGGGTCATCCGCCAGCGGACCGGGGAACTGCTCTCCACCGTGCTGATCGTGCTGGTGCTGGTCTTCATCGCCGCCAGCCTGCTGTATCAGGTGGAATCCAGCGCCGGCACCAGGGGCTTCGAGAGCATCCCGCAGGCGCTGTGGTGGGCGGTCGTGACCCTCACCACCACCGGGTACGGGGACGTGTACCCCGCCACGCCGCTGGGCAAGGCGGCGGCGGGGCTGATCATGCTGTTCGGGGTGGGCATGGTGGCCCTCCCGGCGGGCATGATCGCCAGCGGCTTCGCCGAGGAACTCTCGCGCCTCCGGCAGCAGGAGACGGCGGCCTGCTGCCCGCACTGCGGCAAGGCGCTGGAGTGA
- the malQ gene encoding 4-alpha-glucanotransferase, with the protein MTISRSSGVLLHPTSLPGPYGIGELGAHARAFVDWLSRAGQKYWQVMPLGPTGYGDSPYQAFSAFAGNPYLIDLTALREHGLLQDTDFNALPDFNPDKVDFGQQYVWRNQMLGRAHAHYAFGGAQHLKADFEAFKQQEAAWLDDYALFMALKDAHGGLPWNAWEASTRDRHPEALAAAREQLTGTTERVKFIQFLFFRQWTVLRRYAAEKGIQIIGDIPIFVAMDSSDVWANRDQFYFDDQGQPTVVAGVPPDYFSETGQLWGNPLYNWQVMQDTGFQWWIDRFRGSLNLFDLIRIDHFRGFAASWEIPFPAETAIHGQWVPAMGHEMFTAVREALGVLPIIAEDLGVITPDVEKLRDDFGFPGMAVLQFAFGGGDFSVNDFLPHNLRENQVVYTGTHDNDTTRGWWAHASEQEKHNFRVYTSSDPAEDTFAAQLTRMAFESRAALAVVPLQDLLNLGTDARMNLPGTTGDHNWTWRYRAADLRPDVASRLRELTEATGR; encoded by the coding sequence ATGACCATTTCACGCTCCAGCGGCGTCCTGCTGCACCCCACCAGCCTCCCCGGCCCGTACGGCATCGGGGAACTCGGCGCGCACGCCCGCGCCTTCGTCGACTGGCTCTCCCGCGCCGGCCAGAAGTACTGGCAGGTCATGCCGCTCGGCCCCACCGGCTACGGCGACAGCCCCTACCAGGCGTTCAGCGCCTTCGCGGGCAACCCCTACCTGATCGACCTGACCGCCCTGCGCGAACACGGCCTGCTGCAGGACACCGACTTCAACGCCCTGCCCGACTTCAACCCCGACAAGGTCGACTTCGGCCAGCAGTACGTCTGGCGCAACCAGATGCTGGGCCGCGCCCACGCCCACTACGCCTTCGGCGGCGCGCAGCACCTGAAAGCCGACTTCGAAGCCTTCAAGCAGCAGGAAGCCGCCTGGCTCGACGACTACGCGCTGTTCATGGCCCTCAAGGACGCGCACGGCGGCCTCCCCTGGAACGCCTGGGAGGCGAGCACCCGCGACCGCCACCCCGAGGCGCTGGCCGCCGCCCGCGAACAGCTGACCGGCACCACCGAACGCGTGAAGTTCATCCAGTTCTTGTTCTTCCGCCAGTGGACCGTCCTGCGCCGCTACGCTGCCGAGAAGGGCATCCAGATCATCGGGGACATCCCGATCTTCGTCGCCATGGACTCCAGCGACGTCTGGGCCAACCGCGACCAGTTCTACTTCGACGACCAGGGCCAGCCGACCGTCGTGGCGGGCGTCCCACCGGACTACTTCAGCGAGACCGGCCAGCTGTGGGGCAACCCGCTGTACAACTGGCAGGTCATGCAGGACACCGGCTTCCAGTGGTGGATCGACCGGTTCAGGGGCAGCCTGAACCTCTTTGACCTGATCCGCATCGACCACTTCCGGGGCTTCGCGGCCAGCTGGGAGATTCCCTTCCCCGCCGAGACCGCCATCCACGGCCAGTGGGTGCCCGCCATGGGCCACGAGATGTTCACGGCCGTCCGCGAGGCCCTGGGCGTCCTGCCCATCATCGCCGAGGACCTGGGCGTCATCACGCCGGACGTCGAGAAACTCCGCGACGACTTCGGCTTCCCCGGCATGGCCGTCCTGCAGTTCGCGTTCGGTGGCGGCGACTTCAGCGTCAACGACTTCCTGCCGCACAACCTGCGCGAGAACCAGGTCGTGTACACCGGCACGCACGACAACGACACCACCCGCGGCTGGTGGGCGCACGCCAGCGAGCAGGAGAAACACAACTTCCGCGTGTACACCAGCAGCGATCCCGCCGAGGACACCTTCGCCGCCCAGCTGACCCGCATGGCCTTCGAGAGCCGCGCCGCGCTGGCCGTCGTGCCCCTCCAGGATCTCCTGAACCTCGGCACGGACGCCCGCATGAACCTGCCCGGCACGACCGGCGACCACAACTGGACCTGGCGTTACCGCGCCGCCGACCTGCGCCCGGACGTCGCCAGCCGCCTGCGCGAACTGACCGAAGCGACCGGACGGTAA
- the pyrF gene encoding orotidine-5'-phosphate decarboxylase, which yields MNFAQAVTDRTRRLNTRLCVGLDPRLDGYRDAAHLRAHTLDVLEATAPYAACVKPQLAFYEALGLEGMRILEDVCAAARTLGLPVLLDAKRGDIGSTAQAYAQGWLTGRHAGAALTVNPFLGFETLTPFVDTARASGGAVFVLVKTSNPGQADLQGHGVSERVADEITRLNAAEDGEYASVGAVVGATHPQDLAAFRARMPRALLLLPGLGAQGATAAQLAPAFDAGGTGALASASRGVQYARGLDVPASVQAARTFRDELNAALA from the coding sequence ATGAACTTCGCGCAGGCTGTCACCGACCGAACCCGCCGCCTGAACACCCGCCTGTGCGTGGGCCTGGACCCCCGCCTGGACGGGTACCGGGACGCCGCGCACCTGCGCGCCCACACCCTGGACGTGCTGGAGGCGACCGCGCCGTACGCCGCGTGCGTCAAACCGCAACTGGCGTTCTACGAGGCCCTGGGCCTGGAGGGAATGCGCATCCTGGAGGACGTGTGCGCCGCCGCCCGCACGCTGGGGCTGCCCGTGCTGCTGGACGCCAAACGCGGCGACATCGGCAGCACCGCGCAGGCGTACGCGCAGGGCTGGCTGACCGGACGGCACGCGGGCGCGGCCCTGACCGTCAATCCCTTCCTGGGCTTCGAGACCCTGACGCCGTTCGTGGACACGGCCCGCGCCAGTGGCGGCGCGGTGTTCGTGCTGGTCAAGACCAGCAACCCCGGACAGGCGGACCTGCAGGGGCACGGTGTCAGCGAGCGCGTGGCGGACGAGATCACGCGCCTGAACGCCGCCGAGGACGGCGAGTACGCCAGTGTCGGCGCGGTCGTGGGCGCCACGCACCCGCAGGACCTCGCCGCATTCCGCGCCCGGATGCCGCGCGCGCTGCTGCTGCTGCCGGGTCTGGGCGCGCAGGGCGCCACGGCCGCGCAACTGGCCCCCGCCTTCGACGCGGGCGGCACCGGGGCGCTGGCGAGCGCCAGCCGGGGCGTGCAGTACGCGCGGGGCCTGGACGTGCCGGCCAGCGTGCAGGCCGCCCGCACCTTCCGCGACGAACTGAACGCCGCGCTCGCCTGA
- a CDS encoding N-acetylmuramoyl-L-alanine amidase, whose product MKRPTVSLLRPALAAALAGALLPAAYAAPRVGSHDGFTRLVFDLPGQGAVSSSVKVGAQAVTVKLGASLKSEQGALNAPGVTAYAVSGGTVTVTLAPGGSRATASVLPGSGGQPARLVIDVPTVGAVPARPPATARPPATVVRPVNTAAMARPRVVLDAGHGGVDPGMQSRWVSEEDVTLDVALRTRAELQRHGVDVTMTRTADRHLSVNKGADLEARSRLANTGQVSAFVSIHVNSAGPSAQGIETYYFGQPLAGSNRSLAVQENGGGSVGVELTRKAASTAQNLLGDILAQAKIAFSRQLAQRVQSRLIAATGAVNRGVQTDAFYVIRNPTTPAILVEVGFGSHPVEGPRLASAEYRERLAQALARAILDFLNTK is encoded by the coding sequence GTGAAGCGTCCGACTGTTTCCCTCCTGCGGCCCGCGCTGGCCGCCGCCCTGGCCGGGGCGCTGCTGCCGGCTGCGTACGCCGCGCCCCGCGTCGGCTCTCACGACGGATTCACCCGGCTGGTGTTCGACCTGCCCGGCCAGGGAGCCGTGAGCAGCAGCGTGAAGGTCGGCGCGCAGGCGGTCACCGTGAAGCTCGGCGCCTCCCTGAAAAGTGAACAGGGCGCCCTGAACGCCCCGGGTGTCACGGCGTACGCCGTGTCGGGCGGGACGGTCACGGTCACGCTCGCGCCCGGGGGGTCCCGCGCCACCGCCAGCGTCCTGCCGGGCAGCGGCGGGCAACCCGCGCGGCTGGTGATCGACGTGCCCACCGTGGGGGCCGTGCCGGCCCGCCCGCCCGCAACGGCCCGCCCGCCCGCGACGGTCGTGCGTCCGGTGAACACGGCCGCCATGGCGCGCCCGCGCGTGGTGCTGGACGCCGGGCACGGCGGGGTCGATCCGGGAATGCAGAGCCGCTGGGTATCCGAGGAGGACGTGACCCTGGACGTGGCGCTGCGCACCCGCGCCGAGCTGCAGCGGCACGGGGTGGACGTGACCATGACCCGCACCGCTGACCGGCACCTGAGCGTGAACAAGGGCGCCGACTTGGAGGCCCGGTCCCGCCTGGCGAACACCGGGCAGGTCAGCGCGTTCGTCAGCATTCACGTGAACTCGGCCGGGCCGTCCGCGCAGGGCATCGAGACGTACTACTTCGGGCAGCCGCTCGCCGGCAGCAACCGCAGCCTGGCTGTTCAGGAGAACGGGGGGGGCAGCGTGGGTGTGGAACTGACCCGCAAGGCCGCCAGCACCGCTCAGAACCTGCTGGGCGACATTCTGGCGCAGGCGAAGATCGCCTTCAGCCGGCAGCTGGCACAGCGGGTGCAGTCGCGCCTGATCGCCGCGACGGGCGCCGTGAACCGTGGCGTGCAGACCGACGCGTTCTACGTGATCCGCAACCCCACCACGCCCGCGATTCTGGTCGAGGTGGGCTTCGGGTCCCACCCGGTCGAGGGCCCGAGACTGGCCTCCGCCGAGTACCGGGAGCGGCTGGCGCAGGCGCTGGCACGCGCGATCCTGGATTTCCTGAACACCAAGTAG
- a CDS encoding DJ-1/PfpI family protein, which produces MTFTVGILIFDGIEVLDLGGPFEVLSVATRLAGRDGEAAPFQPVLIGMAGAPAVGRGGFRVLPHATLDDHPPLDVLIVPGGVMDVPLADPRVRGWVRAQAARVEVLASICTGAFLLASEGLLDGRRVTTHWEDQADLQAQFPALTVVPDVAWVDSGAVLTSGGISAGIDMTLHLVGRLHSRALAERTARQMEFRPTGQGLRDGVTP; this is translated from the coding sequence GTGACTTTTACCGTCGGCATCCTGATCTTCGACGGCATCGAGGTCCTCGACCTCGGCGGACCCTTCGAGGTCCTGAGTGTCGCCACGCGGCTGGCCGGGCGCGACGGCGAGGCGGCGCCCTTCCAGCCGGTCCTGATCGGCATGGCCGGTGCCCCGGCAGTCGGGCGCGGGGGCTTCCGGGTGCTGCCGCACGCCACGCTGGACGACCACCCGCCGCTGGACGTGCTGATCGTGCCCGGCGGCGTGATGGACGTGCCCCTGGCCGACCCGCGCGTGCGCGGGTGGGTGCGGGCGCAGGCCGCGCGGGTGGAGGTGCTGGCGTCGATCTGCACCGGCGCGTTCCTGCTCGCCTCGGAGGGCCTGCTGGATGGCCGGCGCGTCACCACCCACTGGGAGGATCAGGCGGACCTTCAGGCGCAGTTCCCGGCGCTGACGGTCGTGCCGGACGTCGCCTGGGTGGACTCGGGCGCGGTTCTCACCTCCGGCGGGATCAGCGCGGGCATCGACATGACCCTGCACCTCGTGGGGCGGCTGCACTCGCGCGCGCTGGCCGAACGCACCGCCCGCCAGATGGAATTCCGCCCGACCGGTCAGGGCCTGCGGGACGGGGTGACCCCGTGA
- a CDS encoding Rrf2 family transcriptional regulator, with protein MRLSATDVYAFQALGFLGTQDPARWVSSEEISESTGVHRPYLVRILAALTAKGVVKSKKGIGGGYALARRPQLISLCEVVRAIDGPVAPLSCISLNWHEHCPEEDRCHARSTIYTRMRDAMLGVLQEFSVQDLVTDAQQGVSYGHCLGHLLKPNA; from the coding sequence ATGCGGCTTTCAGCCACCGACGTGTACGCCTTTCAGGCGCTGGGATTCCTGGGCACCCAGGACCCGGCCCGCTGGGTGTCCAGCGAGGAGATCAGCGAATCGACCGGCGTTCACCGCCCCTACCTGGTGCGGATCCTGGCGGCCCTGACCGCCAAGGGTGTCGTCAAGAGCAAGAAAGGCATCGGCGGCGGGTACGCCCTGGCGCGCCGCCCGCAGCTGATCAGCCTGTGCGAGGTCGTGCGCGCCATCGACGGGCCGGTCGCGCCGCTGTCGTGCATCAGCCTCAACTGGCACGAGCACTGCCCCGAGGAGGACCGTTGCCACGCCCGCAGCACCATCTACACCCGCATGCGAGACGCCATGCTGGGCGTGCTGCAGGAGTTCAGCGTGCAGGACCTCGTGACCGACGCGCAGCAGGGCGTCAGTTACGGCCACTGCCTCGGCCACCTCCTGAAACCCAACGCGTAA
- a CDS encoding cob(I)yrinic acid a,c-diamide adenosyltransferase, which produces MKLYTKTGDGGTTGLYGADRVSKANIRVEAYGTVDELNSAIGLARAHNTRSHKPDPALDADLEYLQNALFDVGADLATRSGTPYEKKITRMDEQDTAFIEAMIDRYQEAAPPFTGFVHPGGTPVAASLHVARTVARRAEREVIRLLHEEDANPHVQVYLNRLSDLLFVMARAANQAAGIEEHAWLVKGRR; this is translated from the coding sequence ATGAAGCTCTACACCAAGACCGGCGACGGCGGCACCACCGGCCTGTACGGCGCGGACCGCGTCAGCAAGGCGAACATCCGCGTCGAAGCGTACGGCACCGTCGACGAACTGAACAGCGCCATCGGACTGGCCCGCGCGCACAACACCCGTAGCCACAAACCCGACCCGGCGCTGGACGCCGACCTGGAATACCTGCAGAACGCCCTGTTCGACGTCGGCGCTGACCTCGCCACCCGCAGCGGCACCCCGTACGAGAAGAAGATCACCCGCATGGACGAACAGGACACCGCGTTCATCGAGGCGATGATCGACCGCTACCAGGAAGCCGCGCCGCCCTTCACGGGCTTCGTGCACCCCGGCGGCACCCCGGTCGCCGCCAGCCTGCACGTGGCCCGCACCGTCGCCCGCCGCGCCGAACGCGAGGTGATCCGCCTGCTGCACGAGGAGGACGCCAACCCGCACGTGCAGGTGTACCTGAACCGCCTGTCGGACCTGCTGTTCGTGATGGCCCGCGCCGCCAACCAGGCCGCCGGGATCGAGGAACACGCCTGGCTGGTCAAGGGCCGGCGCTGA
- a CDS encoding pyridoxamine 5'-phosphate oxidase family protein has protein sequence MSGFYDPAQRDPSVGRRPQNRRDDAWIENLLLRVSLGRVATVYRSEDGRVWPFVTPLAFAYRPESHDLVYHTNVVGRLRANTEQAGAEGHPATFEVTETGALLPSNSPLELSVQYRSVIVFGTARVLHGEDARAALTTLSERVFPGLRVGTHTRPITDADLARTAVYALSIERWSGKENWADGAAQEDSWPALPAHLAQLRPSHPEATHE, from the coding sequence GTGAGCGGCTTCTACGACCCCGCGCAGCGGGACCCCAGCGTGGGCCGCCGCCCGCAGAACCGCCGCGACGACGCCTGGATCGAGAACCTGCTGCTGCGGGTGTCGCTGGGCCGCGTGGCGACCGTGTACCGGTCCGAGGATGGCCGCGTGTGGCCGTTCGTGACGCCGCTGGCCTTCGCGTACCGGCCCGAATCGCACGACCTCGTGTACCACACGAACGTCGTGGGCCGCCTGCGCGCGAACACCGAACAGGCAGGGGCAGAGGGTCACCCCGCGACCTTCGAGGTCACCGAGACCGGCGCGCTGCTGCCCAGCAACTCCCCGCTGGAACTGAGCGTGCAGTACCGCTCCGTGATCGTGTTCGGCACGGCCCGCGTCCTGCACGGCGAGGACGCCCGCGCGGCCCTGACCACCCTGAGTGAACGGGTGTTCCCTGGCCTGCGCGTGGGCACGCACACCCGCCCGATCACGGACGCCGATCTGGCCCGCACCGCCGTCTACGCCCTGAGCATCGAGCGCTGGAGCGGCAAGGAGAACTGGGCGGACGGGGCCGCGCAGGAGGACAGCTGGCCCGCGCTGCCCGCGCACCTTGCTCAGCTGCGCCCCAGTCACCCGGAGGCCACCCATGAGTGA
- a CDS encoding PLP-dependent aminotransferase family protein, with protein sequence MVAPLVAPLPAQMRGTLPARTDELPFPLDLRRDQTEALHAQLARQIREAVLSGLLPGGTPLPGTRTLARTLGVTRGVVETAYAELLADGTAQSLVGRGTRVRDETPAPTPPAGASGAGVPAWLPVMPPLPVDGPGVRPGLDFRVGVTGTTTLDRRAWRQAWADAAREDVSGDYADPAGEHRLRAALAAFAGRQRGLGAQAEDVLVTGGTLHALNLIVRALLPPGSRVLMENPGYRAARQVLLDAGHEVVPVPVDADGLIVNADTPAARLVYVTPSHQFPLGGRMCLPRRLELLDWAARHDALIVEDDYDGEFRYGAPPLPPLAALAAQTGAGGRVLYLGTLSKVLTPSVRTGFVVAAPPLLSRLVRARTLLDFGPPTAVQAALTHLLTGGHVDRHIRRSRRWHAQVRAALTGALGGLEGVAHLGGIEAGLHVCLHLHPAVPARDVAAGLAAQGVHVTTLDTYTLGEAPNALLLGHGGLSAAQAAAGGRVIAGAVRSCATRAGLAPYSDA encoded by the coding sequence ATGGTGGCCCCCCTGGTAGCTCCACTTCCTGCTCAGATGCGGGGGACACTGCCGGCCCGGACGGACGAGCTGCCCTTCCCGCTCGACCTGCGCCGCGACCAGACGGAAGCGCTGCACGCGCAGCTGGCCCGGCAGATCCGCGAGGCGGTCCTGTCCGGCCTGCTGCCGGGCGGCACGCCACTGCCCGGCACCCGCACGCTGGCCCGGACGCTGGGCGTCACGCGCGGCGTCGTGGAGACGGCGTACGCGGAACTGCTCGCGGACGGCACCGCGCAATCTCTGGTGGGGCGCGGCACCCGCGTGCGCGACGAGACGCCCGCGCCCACCCCGCCCGCCGGGGCGTCCGGGGCGGGCGTTCCGGCGTGGCTGCCGGTCATGCCCCCGCTGCCGGTGGACGGGCCGGGGGTGCGGCCGGGCCTGGACTTCCGGGTGGGCGTGACCGGGACCACCACCCTGGACCGCCGCGCGTGGCGGCAGGCCTGGGCGGACGCGGCGCGTGAGGACGTCAGCGGCGACTACGCCGACCCGGCGGGCGAGCACCGGCTGCGCGCGGCCCTGGCGGCGTTCGCGGGGCGGCAGCGCGGGCTGGGCGCGCAGGCCGAGGACGTGCTCGTGACGGGCGGCACGCTGCACGCCCTGAACCTGATCGTACGCGCACTGCTGCCGCCGGGATCGCGGGTCCTGATGGAGAATCCGGGGTACCGCGCGGCGCGGCAGGTGCTGCTGGACGCCGGGCACGAGGTCGTTCCCGTCCCGGTGGACGCCGACGGCCTGATCGTGAACGCGGACACGCCCGCCGCGCGGCTGGTGTACGTGACGCCCAGCCACCAGTTCCCGCTGGGGGGCCGCATGTGCCTGCCGCGCCGCCTGGAACTGCTGGACTGGGCGGCGCGGCATGACGCGCTGATCGTCGAGGACGACTATGACGGTGAGTTCCGCTACGGCGCGCCCCCGCTGCCGCCGCTGGCGGCGCTGGCGGCCCAGACGGGCGCGGGGGGCCGGGTGCTGTACCTGGGCACCCTGAGCAAGGTCCTGACGCCCTCGGTGCGGACGGGGTTCGTGGTGGCGGCCCCGCCGCTGCTGTCGCGGCTGGTGCGGGCGCGGACGCTGCTGGACTTCGGGCCGCCCACGGCGGTGCAGGCGGCCCTGACGCACCTGCTGACCGGCGGGCACGTGGACCGCCACATCCGCCGCTCGCGCCGCTGGCACGCGCAGGTCCGCGCGGCGCTGACCGGGGCGCTGGGCGGCCTGGAAGGCGTGGCGCACCTGGGCGGCATAGAGGCGGGGCTGCACGTCTGCCTGCACCTCCACCCGGCGGTCCCCGCACGGGACGTGGCGGCGGGGCTGGCCGCGCAGGGCGTGCATGTCACCACCCTGGACACCTACACGCTGGGCGAGGCCCCCAACGCGCTGCTGCTGGGGCACGGGGGCCTCAGCGCGGCGCAGGCGGCGGCGGGTGGGCGGGTGATCGCGGGCGCCGTGCGAAGTTGTGCAACCCGCGCGGGACTCGCGCCGTACTCTGACGCATGA
- a CDS encoding DUF1028 domain-containing protein: protein MTFSIVGRDARTGDLGVAVASKFLAVGALVPFVQAGVGAVATQSYVNPTFGPEGLRLLSGGLDAQAVSAHFQGTDPGIAQRQFGLVAASGGSATFTGPGCHAWAGGYAGPDVAIQGNILAGPGVVTAMRAAWEAGPDLPLPRRLLAALMAGDAAGGDRRGRQSAALLCAGPGRGYGGLSDDWVNLRADDHDAPCTELARLLDLHDLLFTRPETTRPLTPEQLDWLRALLVRQGYAAALPAGPWDADTEAAAWALYGTENLEERWVPGGQVDPVALAYLQKRHGSQG, encoded by the coding sequence ATGACCTTTTCCATCGTGGGCCGCGACGCCCGCACGGGCGACCTGGGCGTGGCCGTCGCCAGCAAGTTCCTGGCCGTGGGCGCGCTGGTGCCGTTCGTGCAGGCCGGCGTGGGCGCCGTCGCCACCCAGAGTTACGTGAACCCCACCTTCGGCCCGGAAGGGCTGCGCCTGCTCTCGGGCGGCCTGGACGCGCAGGCCGTCAGCGCGCACTTCCAGGGAACGGACCCCGGCATCGCGCAGCGGCAGTTCGGGCTGGTGGCCGCCAGCGGCGGCAGCGCCACCTTCACCGGCCCCGGCTGCCACGCCTGGGCGGGCGGGTACGCCGGGCCGGACGTGGCGATCCAGGGCAACATCCTGGCCGGGCCGGGCGTCGTGACCGCCATGCGCGCCGCCTGGGAGGCCGGGCCGGACCTGCCGCTGCCGCGCCGCCTGCTGGCCGCCCTGATGGCCGGCGACGCGGCCGGGGGTGACCGCCGGGGCCGTCAGTCGGCCGCGCTGCTGTGCGCCGGCCCCGGACGGGGGTACGGCGGCCTGAGCGACGACTGGGTGAACCTGCGTGCCGACGACCACGACGCCCCCTGCACCGAACTGGCCCGCTTGCTCGACCTGCACGACCTGCTGTTCACCCGCCCCGAAACCACCCGGCCCCTCACGCCGGAGCAGCTGGACTGGCTGCGCGCCCTGCTGGTCCGCCAGGGGTACGCCGCCGCCCTGCCCGCCGGACCCTGGGACGCCGATACCGAGGCGGCCGCCTGGGCGCTGTACGGCACCGAGAACCTCGAGGAACGCTGGGTGCCCGGCGGTCAGGTGGACCCCGTCGCGCTGGCGTACCTCCAGAAACGCCACGGCTCGCAGGGGTAA
- a CDS encoding glutathionylspermidine synthase family protein — MIRRTVTPRPDWQARLREVGFTWFAPTPEHPVPYWSEDGYYAFTPAQIEQLRAASQELTTLVLEATGHAIEHGRLAELGIPAFLHSAVRDSWEGDDPAVYMRLDLAYDGRGGVKLLEVNAQTPTSLLEAAVSQWQWLEDQQARGELPAGATQWNTIHEGLTEQWAHLKAARGLTEVAFSSARVDEDAATVTYLRDLAGAAGLRTSFIFTEDLGTSPAEAYLLDTWSLPIRRLMWLWPFEFAWESRDAAFLASTGTRFIEPLWKAATGSKGLLALLHELNPGHPNLLPATLTPGTLGADVVRKPLYSREGQNVQLPGQESTPGAYADLPVVEQAYTELPTALAPDSPRYPVLGVWVAGDEVCGLGIREGRSRVTDNRATFAPHVVLPG; from the coding sequence ATGATCCGGCGCACCGTCACCCCCCGCCCGGACTGGCAGGCAAGGCTGCGCGAGGTGGGCTTCACGTGGTTCGCGCCCACGCCCGAGCATCCGGTGCCGTACTGGAGCGAGGACGGGTATTACGCCTTCACGCCCGCGCAGATCGAGCAGCTCCGGGCGGCCAGCCAGGAGCTGACGACGCTGGTGCTGGAGGCCACCGGGCACGCCATCGAGCACGGGCGGCTGGCGGAACTCGGCATCCCCGCGTTCCTGCACAGCGCCGTGCGGGACTCCTGGGAGGGGGACGATCCGGCGGTGTACATGCGCCTGGATCTCGCGTATGACGGGCGCGGGGGCGTGAAGCTGCTGGAGGTGAACGCGCAGACGCCCACCAGTCTGCTGGAGGCGGCGGTCAGCCAGTGGCAGTGGCTCGAAGACCAGCAGGCACGCGGCGAGCTGCCGGCCGGGGCGACGCAGTGGAACACCATTCACGAGGGCCTGACCGAGCAGTGGGCGCACCTGAAGGCCGCGCGGGGCCTGACCGAGGTGGCGTTCAGCTCCGCCCGCGTGGACGAGGACGCCGCGACCGTCACGTACCTGCGGGACCTGGCCGGGGCGGCGGGACTGCGAACGTCGTTCATCTTCACCGAGGACCTGGGGACCAGCCCCGCGGAGGCGTACCTGCTGGACACCTGGAGCCTCCCGATCCGGAGGCTGATGTGGCTGTGGCCGTTCGAGTTCGCGTGGGAATCCCGCGACGCGGCGTTCCTGGCGAGCACCGGCACGCGCTTCATCGAGCCGCTGTGGAAGGCCGCCACCGGCAGCAAGGGCCTGCTGGCGCTGCTGCACGAACTGAACCCCGGCCACCCGAACCTGCTGCCCGCCACCCTGACGCCCGGCACGCTGGGGGCGGACGTGGTGCGTAAGCCGCTGTACTCCCGCGAGGGCCAGAACGTGCAGCTGCCCGGCCAAGAGAGCACGCCCGGCGCGTACGCCGACCTGCCGGTGGTCGAGCAGGCGTACACCGAGCTGCCCACCGCGCTCGCCCCGGACAGCCCGCGTTACCCGGTGCTGGGCGTGTGGGTCGCCGGGGACGAGGTGTGCGGCCTGGGCATCCGCGAGGGCCGCTCGCGCGTGACGGACAACCGCGCCACCTTCGCGCCGCACGTGGTGCTGCCCGGATGA